A genomic segment from candidate division KSB1 bacterium encodes:
- a CDS encoding FAD-dependent oxidoreductase: IYLTKGKCGACQKACIKGAIDYTQKDQMLEIEVGAIILATGLDVFDPTPLTHYGYRKFKNVITGLEYERLINATGPTGGHLYRRSDGQLAHKVAYVQCVGSRDFNYCNYCSSVCCMYAIKDAMLGREHDPDSDSYIFHTDFRNVGKWFQKYEIRGKEEYGINYIRGRVAEITEDANQNPIVWYEDTETREVKNLTVDLVVLSTAAMPAKGSDQLAKKLGVKLNEHGFVQTGLPFPNDTNVPGIFACGFCLGPADIPESVAQASAAANRAAEVVFLEQVGRRA; this comes from the coding sequence ATCTATTTGACCAAGGGCAAATGCGGCGCCTGCCAGAAAGCCTGCATCAAAGGCGCTATCGACTACACCCAGAAAGATCAGATGCTGGAGATCGAGGTCGGCGCCATCATTCTGGCAACGGGGTTGGACGTGTTCGATCCCACGCCATTGACCCATTACGGCTATCGCAAATTCAAGAACGTGATCACGGGGCTGGAATACGAGCGGCTGATTAATGCCACTGGCCCGACGGGCGGACATCTGTACCGCCGCTCAGATGGGCAATTAGCGCACAAAGTGGCGTACGTCCAGTGCGTGGGCTCACGGGATTTCAATTATTGCAATTACTGCTCCAGCGTTTGCTGCATGTACGCTATTAAAGACGCCATGCTGGGACGAGAGCACGATCCCGATTCCGATTCCTATATTTTCCACACCGATTTTCGCAACGTGGGCAAGTGGTTTCAGAAATACGAGATTCGGGGCAAAGAGGAATACGGCATCAATTACATCCGAGGCCGAGTGGCGGAAATAACCGAGGACGCCAATCAGAATCCCATTGTGTGGTATGAGGACACTGAAACCCGTGAGGTGAAAAATTTGACCGTTGATCTGGTGGTTCTCTCCACAGCCGCCATGCCTGCCAAAGGCTCGGATCAATTGGCGAAAAAATTGGGCGTGAAATTGAACGAGCATGGTTTTGTTCAGACAGGTCTTCCCTTCCCGAACGATACCAATGTGCCTGGGATTTTTGCCTGTGGGTTCTGCCTTGGTCCAGCGGATATTCCCGAATCGGTGGCGCAGGCGAGTGCCGCAGCGAATCGGGCTGCGGAGGTAGTATTTTTGGAGCAGGTGGGGAGGAGGGCGTGA
- a CDS encoding type II toxin-antitoxin system HicB family antitoxin: MNNYTAIIVKSGKWYAGFVKEVPGAHSQGKTIEEVKENLKEAVKLVIESNGQYNIHLY; the protein is encoded by the coding sequence ATGAATAACTACACAGCGATAATTGTCAAAAGCGGCAAATGGTACGCAGGTTTTGTGAAAGAGGTACCAGGAGCCCATTCACAAGGAAAGACAATCGAAGAAGTAAAAGAGAATTTGAAAGAAGCAGTCAAATTGGTCATAGAATCGAATGGTCAATATAACATTCATCTTTATTGA
- a CDS encoding type II toxin-antitoxin system HicB family antitoxin: MKILNYRILLRKEPEGGYTVLVPTLPGCVTYGSTIEEAIKMAKEAIELYLESLRAHGEDIPTEEETLEYTLAVESYA, from the coding sequence ATGAAAATTTTAAATTATCGAATTTTACTTAGAAAAGAACCTGAAGGCGGCTACACTGTCTTGGTTCCAACTTTACCAGGTTGTGTTACTTATGGGAGTACCATCGAGGAAGCGATAAAGATGGCAAAGGAAGCGATTGAGCTATATCTTGAAAGCTTGAGAGCTCATGGCGAAGATATTCCTACTGAAGAAGAAACTCTGGAATATACCTTAGCGGTGGAATCGTATGCCTAA
- a CDS encoding type II toxin-antitoxin system HicA family toxin, with protein sequence MPKLPSFTSKDIIRILEKEGFVLDRIKGSHHIYYHPETKRRAVIPFHKKDLPKGTLLEILRQAGISKEDIKDLL encoded by the coding sequence ATGCCTAAATTGCCATCATTCACTTCCAAAGACATTATCCGAATACTTGAAAAGGAAGGTTTCGTGCTGGATCGGATTAAAGGTAGTCATCATATTTATTATCATCCTGAGACGAAAAGAAGAGCGGTGATTCCCTTTCATAAAAAAGATTTGCCCAAAGGAACATTGCTCGAAATTTTAAGACAAGCGGGAATAAGTAAAGAAGACATTAAAGATTTATTATGA
- a CDS encoding CoB--CoM heterodisulfide reductase iron-sulfur subunit A family protein, protein MPEIRIGVFVCNCGSNIAGFLKCSEIAEYAKTLPNVVFTRENLFSCSEAGVKDIKNAIIENRLNRVVVAACTPRTHEPTFRAACEEAGMNPFQFEFVNIREQCSWAHKNEPELATQKAKDLIRMGVARAALLEPQQSIVASVEPTALVIGGGIAGMTAAQSLALRGFEVTLVEREANLGGLVNRLNQILPGDIPAEKLISEKIEAITCDPRVEVITNGKLLDVRGYVGNYLVTIQTQQQETVKKKFGVIIVATGANVLTPQGMYNYNGEYIITQLELEGRLRDKKFSAQNVVMIQCVGSRNRERVYCSRICCMTAIKNGIIIKQRNPKARVHILYRDLMCYGVENEEYLRRAKQLGVRFIKFADEKPPVVDGHQVRVFNDILGREMTLDFDLLALATPLIPNEGVEELSKMLKVPLDENKFFLEAHIKLRPLDFATDGIYVCGTAHWPASTSESIHQALGAAARASIHLTRREVAVEPIVSMLIDEDLCRGCGLCASVCPYGAIEMVQTAKGIKAHMIAVACKGCGTCGATCYKHAIKMNHFSDEQLLAQIQVAFEE, encoded by the coding sequence GTGCCAGAAATTCGTATCGGAGTATTCGTCTGTAACTGCGGCAGCAACATCGCTGGATTTTTAAAGTGCAGCGAGATCGCTGAGTACGCCAAAACGCTGCCCAACGTGGTGTTTACCAGGGAAAATCTGTTCTCCTGCTCTGAGGCGGGAGTGAAGGACATCAAAAATGCCATTATCGAAAACAGGCTGAATCGAGTGGTGGTGGCTGCCTGCACGCCCCGAACCCATGAGCCGACGTTTCGGGCGGCATGTGAAGAAGCGGGGATGAACCCGTTCCAGTTCGAGTTTGTGAACATTCGGGAGCAATGCTCCTGGGCGCATAAGAACGAGCCTGAGCTGGCCACTCAGAAGGCAAAGGATCTGATCCGCATGGGCGTGGCTCGAGCCGCTTTGTTGGAACCGCAGCAGTCGATCGTCGCCAGCGTGGAGCCAACGGCATTGGTGATCGGCGGCGGCATCGCAGGCATGACGGCAGCGCAATCGCTGGCGCTGCGAGGCTTTGAAGTGACGCTGGTGGAGCGAGAGGCGAATTTGGGAGGATTGGTCAATCGGCTGAACCAGATTCTGCCTGGCGATATCCCCGCCGAAAAACTGATCAGCGAAAAGATCGAAGCCATCACCTGCGATCCTCGGGTCGAGGTGATTACCAATGGAAAGCTGTTAGATGTGAGGGGCTATGTGGGAAATTATCTGGTCACGATTCAAACCCAGCAGCAGGAGACGGTGAAAAAGAAATTTGGGGTGATCATCGTGGCCACGGGGGCGAATGTGCTCACGCCGCAGGGAATGTACAATTATAACGGCGAGTACATCATCACCCAGCTTGAATTGGAGGGGCGATTGCGAGATAAAAAATTTTCGGCGCAAAATGTGGTGATGATTCAGTGCGTTGGCTCTCGCAATCGGGAGCGGGTCTATTGTTCCCGCATCTGTTGCATGACGGCGATCAAAAATGGCATCATTATCAAGCAGCGCAATCCCAAAGCCAGGGTTCATATTTTGTATCGGGATCTGATGTGCTACGGTGTGGAGAACGAGGAATATCTGCGCCGAGCCAAGCAATTGGGGGTGCGGTTCATTAAATTTGCCGATGAAAAACCGCCAGTGGTCGATGGTCATCAAGTGCGGGTGTTCAATGACATTTTGGGCAGGGAGATGACGCTGGATTTCGATCTGTTGGCGCTGGCGACGCCGCTCATTCCCAACGAGGGCGTCGAGGAATTATCCAAGATGTTGAAGGTGCCATTGGATGAAAATAAGTTCTTTCTGGAAGCGCACATTAAATTGCGGCCGCTGGATTTTGCCACCGATGGGATTTACGTCTGTGGCACGGCCCACTGGCCCGCCTCGACCAGCGAATCGATTCATCAGGCGTTGGGGGCGGCTGCACGGGCGTCAATTCATCTGACCCGACGGGAAGTGGCAGTTGAGCCGATCGTCTCAATGTTGATCGATGAGGATCTGTGTCGGGGCTGTGGTTTGTGCGCCTCGGTTTGTCCCTATGGGGCGATCGAGATGGTGCAAACGGCGAAGGGGATCAAAGCGCACATGATTGCCGTGGCGTGCAAAGGCTGCGGTACCTGCGGAGCGACCTGTTACAAGCATGCCATCAAGATGAATCATTTTTCGGATGAGCAGTTGCTGGCGCAGATTCAGGTGGCGTTTGAAGAGTAG
- a CDS encoding DUF433 domain-containing protein — translation MQDRLIISDPKVMMGKPVIAGTRITVELILEKLAAGETIEQILNAHPRLTVDAIRAALKFAAEALRSDVVYPVVESAA, via the coding sequence ATGCAAGATAGGTTGATTATATCAGATCCGAAGGTGATGATGGGCAAACCAGTCATCGCTGGTACTCGCATCACGGTTGAACTCATCCTGGAGAAATTGGCAGCGGGGGAAACGATTGAGCAGATCCTAAATGCTCACCCAAGATTGACCGTGGATGCGATTCGTGCTGCTTTGAAATTTGCGGCTGAAGCACTGCGGTCCGATGTTGTATATCCGGTAGTTGAGAGCGCAGCATGA
- a CDS encoding DUF5615 family PIN-like protein, whose amino-acid sequence MNFVADESVDQPIVDRLRRDGHQVWSVAEMNPGISDDVVLDLANREGALLLTADKDFGELVFRQRLITSGVILIRLAGLSEIKKTETLAFAINKHGDELQQLFTVISPGIIRFRQIKK is encoded by the coding sequence ATGAATTTCGTAGCCGATGAGAGCGTCGATCAACCAATCGTTGATCGTTTGAGACGTGATGGGCATCAAGTCTGGTCGGTCGCTGAAATGAATCCAGGCATTTCCGATGATGTAGTGCTTGACCTGGCAAACCGAGAAGGCGCACTCCTATTGACCGCAGATAAGGACTTTGGCGAGCTGGTGTTTCGACAGAGGCTGATCACATCTGGTGTCATTCTAATTCGACTGGCGGGACTTTCTGAGATAAAAAAAACAGAGACACTAGCATTCGCTATCAATAAACATGGTGATGAGTTGCAGCAACTCTTCACAGTCATTAGTCCAGGAATTATTCGTTTCCGTCAGATCAAGAAGTGA
- a CDS encoding FMN-binding protein, whose amino-acid sequence MNKNLLTLILTTAIVLSSRCFWSSRFKEMKTVRAMPIAAVDLTSVQDGAFKGDFSYGGFTYEVAVAVRDHRIETIDILKNRDTRHARRAEGVVPKVISAQTVNVDVVTGATTTSKALLKAIENALKKGTAK is encoded by the coding sequence ATGAATAAAAACCTTTTAACTCTCATATTGACTACGGCAATTGTTTTATCATCTCGCTGCTTCTGGTCCAGCCGCTTCAAAGAGATGAAAACCGTCCGAGCCATGCCCATCGCGGCGGTCGATCTGACCAGCGTTCAGGATGGGGCGTTTAAGGGTGATTTCAGCTACGGTGGCTTTACTTATGAAGTTGCTGTGGCGGTGAGAGACCATCGGATCGAAACCATCGATATTCTGAAAAATCGGGATACCAGACATGCCAGGCGAGCTGAGGGAGTGGTTCCGAAGGTCATTTCAGCCCAGACGGTCAATGTGGATGTCGTGACTGGGGCAACCACGACCAGCAAGGCATTGTTGAAGGCGATTGAAAATGCGTTAAAAAAAGGGACGGCGAAGTAG